In one Ignavibacteriales bacterium genomic region, the following are encoded:
- the atpG gene encoding ATP synthase F1 subunit gamma, with protein MATLRDIKGRIRSVKSTQQITKAMKMVAAARLRRAQENIINSRPYSRKIAQVLNDLLVQEENNFSNPLLMPREINNVAFVVVTSDRGLCGSFNMSIIREAANLIQGEYKNYYDSGNLHLWCVGKKGLDYFSRRNYNITGKYSGIFSKLNFSSASNLIKELSTKYLNNEIDKIVIVYNEFKSVIQQRVVVEQLLPILEIEKPKIPAQQPVDFIYEPDRLSIITNLLPKHLNSQMWRILQESYAAELGAKMTAMDMATENAKELIKGLQLKYNKERQAAITKELLEIVSGANALKGE; from the coding sequence ATGGCAACATTACGGGACATAAAAGGAAGAATTAGAAGCGTAAAAAGCACGCAGCAAATCACTAAAGCGATGAAGATGGTTGCCGCTGCCCGTTTACGCAGAGCCCAGGAAAATATTATAAATTCCAGACCATATTCAAGAAAAATCGCACAAGTTCTTAATGATCTTCTTGTTCAGGAAGAAAACAATTTTTCAAATCCGTTGCTAATGCCAAGAGAAATAAATAACGTTGCATTTGTAGTCGTTACCTCGGATAGAGGACTTTGTGGTAGTTTCAATATGAGTATTATCCGCGAAGCTGCAAATCTTATTCAAGGTGAATACAAAAACTATTATGATAGCGGTAATCTTCACCTATGGTGTGTTGGTAAAAAAGGATTAGATTATTTCTCGAGACGAAATTATAATATCACGGGGAAATACTCAGGCATCTTTTCCAAATTAAATTTTTCCTCAGCCTCTAATTTAATAAAGGAATTGTCCACAAAATATTTAAATAATGAAATTGATAAAATTGTTATTGTGTACAATGAGTTCAAATCAGTAATTCAGCAAAGGGTTGTGGTTGAACAATTATTACCCATTCTTGAAATAGAAAAACCAAAGATTCCGGCTCAACAACCAGTAGATTTTATTTATGAACCGGACAGACTTTCCATTATAACTAATCTTCTCCCCAAGCATCTTAATTCGCAAATGTGGCGAATCCTGCAGGAATCTTATGCGGCTGAACTCGGCGCAAAAATGACGGCTATGGATATGGCTACAGAAAATGCTAAAGAGCTTATCAAAGGTCTTCAACTTAAATATAACAAAGAAAGGCAGGCAGCTATTACAAAAGAACTTCTGGAAATTGTTAGCGGCGCCAACGCACTTAAAGGTGAATAA
- a CDS encoding polymer-forming cytoskeletal protein: MAMIQKKSNGDYLEDVSIISKGVNIEGKLKSDGNVRIDGIIRGDVLVQGNLTLGETSEVTGEIKAENITLSGKIIGTVSANEKLVLEAKAVLKGDMIAKILVVEPGARFDGKCSMTNETEV; the protein is encoded by the coding sequence ATGGCAATGATACAAAAAAAATCAAATGGAGATTACTTGGAAGACGTAAGCATAATAAGTAAAGGGGTAAATATTGAAGGGAAGCTTAAGAGTGATGGCAATGTTAGGATTGATGGCATCATTCGCGGCGATGTTTTAGTACAGGGTAATTTAACTTTGGGAGAAACTTCCGAAGTAACTGGCGAAATTAAGGCAGAGAATATTACTCTTAGTGGTAAAATAATCGGGACAGTTTCTGCTAATGAGAAACTTGTTCTTGAGGCAAAAGCAGTTTTAAAAGGTGATATGATAGCCAAGATTTTGGTAGTTGAACCCGGAGCAAGGTTTGATGGTAAATGCTCAATGACAAATGAAACTGAAGTATAA
- the atpH gene encoding ATP synthase F1 subunit delta, whose amino-acid sequence MSDLNISNRYAHALMNLATEKNFLEKVSEDIDLISKTFSASKELQLMLINPIIKPETKLSVLAEIFKSKVNSDTFEFLEFVIHKDREILLFKIIKQFLVLRDKKFGILNAKIISSTELLDDQKMNLQKKLEDYTKKTVRLSFAINPKLIGGFIVKMDDTIMDASLRHQLDLLKEKFLQGNVSMN is encoded by the coding sequence ATGAGTGATCTGAATATATCAAACCGGTATGCACACGCATTGATGAATCTGGCAACGGAAAAGAATTTTCTTGAGAAAGTTTCTGAAGATATTGATTTGATTAGTAAAACTTTTTCAGCTTCTAAAGAATTGCAGTTAATGTTAATCAATCCAATCATCAAACCAGAAACGAAATTATCTGTCCTTGCAGAAATATTTAAAAGTAAAGTTAATTCTGATACTTTTGAGTTTCTGGAATTTGTGATTCATAAGGACAGGGAAATCTTATTATTTAAGATCATAAAACAATTTTTAGTTCTTCGGGATAAAAAATTTGGTATTCTTAATGCCAAAATTATTAGCTCAACCGAATTGCTTGATGATCAAAAAATGAATCTTCAAAAAAAATTGGAAGACTACACAAAAAAAACAGTACGGCTTTCATTCGCAATTAATCCTAAACTGATTGGTGGATTTATTGTTAAGATGGATGATACAATTATGGATGCTTCTCTCAGGCATCAACTTGATTTGCTTAAAGAAAAATTCCTGCAAGGGAATGTTTCAATGAATTAG
- the atpA gene encoding F0F1 ATP synthase subunit alpha produces the protein MAEVRPDEVSAILRKQLAGFENEVDIYDVGTVLQVGDGIARVYGLSQVMASELVEFPNNVFGMVLNLEEDNVGCVLFGESELVKEGDTVKRTKRVASFPVGEQMLGRVINPLGIPVDGKGTIAHDKYLPIERKALGVIARQPVKQPLQTGITAIDAMIPIGRGQRELIIGDRQTGKTAVAVDAIISQKYTHSEEAKKVGVKPVYCIYVAIGQKNSTVAQVVAKLAEHDAMAYTTVIVASASEPAPLQYIAPYSGATLGEYFRDTGRDALVIYDDLSKQAAAYRELSLLLRRPPGREAYPGDVFYLHSRLLERASKLSDELGGGSLTALPIIETQQGDVSAYIPTNVISITDGQIYLEPNLFNAGIRPAINIGISVSRVGGNAQIKAMKKVCSTLRTNLAQYRELEAFAKFGSDLDKSTQRTLSQGARLVELLKQDLYKPVPVEKQVLSVFMGINDYLETIPVVDIKRFEKEVIEYFDLKYSDIFETIRVEKQLSDETVKKIKSGVEEFLTKFKKSI, from the coding sequence ATGGCTGAAGTTAGACCTGATGAAGTATCAGCAATATTACGGAAACAATTAGCCGGATTTGAAAACGAAGTTGACATTTATGATGTTGGAACCGTGCTGCAGGTGGGTGATGGTATTGCACGCGTTTATGGTTTATCTCAAGTTATGGCAAGTGAGCTTGTTGAATTTCCGAATAATGTTTTTGGAATGGTTCTTAACCTTGAAGAAGATAATGTTGGTTGCGTTCTATTTGGTGAAAGCGAATTGGTTAAGGAAGGAGACACAGTTAAAAGAACAAAACGTGTTGCTTCATTTCCTGTTGGGGAACAAATGTTAGGTAGAGTAATAAATCCTCTTGGAATTCCAGTTGATGGAAAGGGGACAATTGCTCACGATAAATATCTCCCGATTGAAAGAAAAGCTCTTGGTGTAATTGCACGTCAGCCAGTAAAGCAGCCGCTTCAAACTGGAATTACTGCAATTGATGCAATGATCCCGATTGGCAGAGGTCAACGCGAACTTATAATTGGCGATAGACAAACCGGTAAAACTGCAGTTGCTGTTGATGCAATTATAAGTCAAAAGTATACACATTCAGAAGAAGCAAAAAAAGTTGGCGTTAAACCAGTTTATTGTATCTATGTTGCAATAGGACAAAAAAATTCCACAGTTGCTCAGGTAGTTGCCAAGCTTGCAGAACATGATGCAATGGCTTACACAACTGTTATTGTAGCATCGGCTTCTGAACCAGCTCCTCTTCAATATATTGCCCCATATTCTGGTGCCACATTAGGAGAATATTTTAGAGATACTGGAAGAGATGCACTTGTTATTTATGATGATCTTTCAAAACAAGCTGCTGCTTATCGAGAACTTTCTCTCTTATTGCGTAGACCTCCTGGACGAGAAGCTTATCCTGGTGATGTGTTTTATCTTCATTCAAGGCTGCTGGAGAGAGCTTCTAAATTAAGTGATGAGTTAGGTGGTGGTAGTTTAACTGCCTTACCCATAATTGAAACTCAGCAGGGTGACGTTTCCGCTTACATTCCAACAAACGTTATCTCAATTACTGATGGTCAGATTTATCTTGAGCCAAATCTTTTTAATGCTGGAATCAGACCTGCCATTAACATTGGTATAAGTGTTTCCCGGGTTGGTGGTAACGCACAAATAAAAGCGATGAAGAAAGTTTGCAGCACATTAAGAACTAACTTAGCTCAATATAGAGAGCTTGAAGCATTTGCTAAGTTCGGTTCCGATCTTGATAAATCAACCCAAAGAACATTATCCCAAGGTGCAAGACTTGTTGAGTTATTAAAACAGGATTTGTATAAACCAGTACCTGTTGAAAAACAGGTCTTGAGTGTATTCATGGGTATTAATGATTACCTGGAAACTATTCCGGTTGTAGATATAAAAAGATTTGAAAAAGAAGTAATAGAATATTTCGATTTAAAATATTCTGATATTTTTGAAACTATACGAGTGGAAAAACAATTAAGTGATGAAACAGTTAAGAAAATAAAATCTGGTGTAGAAGAGTTTTTAACGAAATTCAAAAAGAGTATATAA
- the atpB gene encoding F0F1 ATP synthase subunit A: MFGNVQADTIKAVADTLSKAHEKSDSGWILHHILDSKTLDLPFISIPLPEIHVFGLDLSITKHVVFMWLACIILITTFVLVTKAYRKSRVPKGVSNLVELLVVFVRDEIARPTIGKGFEKFLPFLLTAFFFILTCNFLGLIPYGATATSNISVTATLAIISFIVIQAGGMIKNGPIGYFKGLIPHGVPIFLLPVMFVVELLGLFTKPFALAIRLFANMTAGHIVILALIGLIFILKTIVVAPVSVAFALFIYLLEILVALLQAYIFTMLSSLFIGMAVHQDH; this comes from the coding sequence ATGTTCGGTAATGTTCAGGCAGATACAATAAAAGCAGTTGCAGATACTCTTTCCAAAGCTCACGAAAAATCAGACAGCGGTTGGATTCTTCACCATATTTTGGATAGTAAAACTCTCGATTTACCTTTTATTTCCATTCCTCTTCCAGAAATTCATGTTTTCGGTTTGGATCTTTCTATTACCAAGCATGTTGTTTTTATGTGGCTCGCTTGCATTATATTAATCACTACTTTTGTTTTAGTAACAAAAGCATACAGGAAAAGTCGCGTTCCAAAAGGAGTTTCTAATCTTGTAGAACTGTTAGTTGTTTTTGTGCGTGATGAAATTGCTCGTCCAACTATTGGAAAAGGGTTTGAAAAATTTCTTCCATTTTTGCTTACTGCGTTTTTCTTTATTCTAACCTGCAATTTTTTAGGATTGATTCCATACGGTGCAACTGCTACCAGTAACATTTCAGTAACCGCAACCTTAGCTATCATTTCTTTCATTGTAATTCAGGCTGGTGGAATGATTAAGAATGGACCGATTGGTTATTTTAAAGGATTGATACCGCACGGTGTTCCAATATTCCTATTACCTGTTATGTTTGTAGTAGAGCTGCTTGGCTTATTCACAAAACCATTCGCATTGGCTATTCGTCTTTTTGCCAACATGACAGCGGGACATATTGTAATTCTTGCGTTGATTGGTTTAATATTTATTTTGAAAACAATTGTTGTTGCCCCTGTTTCGGTTGCATTCGCTTTGTTCATTTATCTTTTAGAAATTTTGGTTGCACTATTACAGGCATATATTTTTACAATGCTGTCATCCTTGTTTATAGGAATGGCAGTTCACCAGGATCATTAA
- a CDS encoding AtpZ/AtpI family protein: MKKMSSEDENNKFFQVYKDVGPYLGLGFQLAASIILMFFLGWWLDGKFGISPALTIIFSFAGGFAGIYSVIKAVLDLNKKKKSEKSS; the protein is encoded by the coding sequence ATGAAAAAAATGAGTAGTGAAGACGAAAATAATAAGTTTTTTCAGGTTTACAAAGACGTGGGTCCATATTTAGGACTTGGTTTTCAGTTAGCAGCTTCTATCATTTTAATGTTTTTTTTAGGCTGGTGGTTAGACGGGAAATTTGGGATTAGTCCAGCACTTACTATTATTTTTTCGTTCGCTGGCGGATTTGCCGGAATTTATAGCGTAATTAAAGCAGTTTTAGATTTAAACAAAAAGAAGAAAAGTGAAAAAAGTTCTTAA
- the atpF gene encoding F0F1 ATP synthase subunit B: protein MFANLNLALIALLSEGEKKGGLLDVNPGLIIWTVITFVLLLLILKKFAWKPILGALDEREKYIKDSLEKSERARDEAEKLLLENKANLARAEENAQKVLAQARDMAEKLINQKTAETEVKVKKMMEDAGAEIKRKTDESFETLKNQVALIAIEAAEKILNENLDKEKQAKIVNKFINELPKN from the coding sequence ATGTTTGCTAATTTAAATTTAGCTTTGATTGCTTTGCTATCCGAAGGTGAGAAGAAAGGCGGTCTGCTGGATGTAAATCCAGGATTAATTATTTGGACTGTAATTACCTTTGTTCTTTTATTGCTCATCCTAAAAAAGTTTGCCTGGAAACCAATCCTTGGCGCACTTGATGAAAGAGAAAAGTATATAAAAGATTCACTTGAAAAATCTGAGAGGGCAAGAGATGAAGCAGAAAAATTGCTTTTGGAGAATAAAGCAAATCTTGCCAGGGCAGAGGAAAATGCACAAAAAGTTCTTGCTCAAGCAAGGGACATGGCGGAAAAATTAATCAATCAGAAGACTGCAGAAACCGAAGTAAAAGTTAAAAAGATGATGGAAGATGCCGGAGCGGAAATAAAAAGAAAAACAGATGAATCATTTGAAACTTTGAAAAACCAGGTTGCTCTTATTGCTATTGAAGCAGCAGAGAAAATTTTGAACGAAAATTTGGATAAAGAAAAACAAGCTAAGATCGTTAATAAATTTATCAATGAATTGCCGAAGAACTAA
- the atpE gene encoding ATP synthase F0 subunit C, with translation MEFAYLAAGFGAALTVIGGAFGIGKLASSAMEASGRQPEAAGDIRTSMIIAAALIEGISLFALVICILLALK, from the coding sequence ATGGAATTCGCATATTTAGCAGCAGGATTTGGTGCAGCTTTAACAGTTATCGGTGGTGCTTTTGGAATTGGTAAACTTGCAAGTTCAGCAATGGAAGCAAGCGGTCGTCAACCGGAAGCTGCCGGTGATATCAGAACTTCAATGATTATTGCTGCTGCTCTTATCGAAGGTATTTCACTTTTCGCATTGGTTATTTGTATTTTATTAGCATTGAAGTAA